The Porphyrobacter sp. LM 6 sequence GGACAATGGCGATCATGCTCGCCAAGGCCTTCGACATGGAGGTGATCGTCACTTGCGGCGATGCCGACAAATGCGCCGCCGCCACCCGCATCGGCGCCGACCTTGCGATCAATTACCGCGAGACCGACTATGTCGAGGCGGTGCTGGCGCATACGGGCGGCAAGGGCGTGAACGTGGTACTCGATATGGTGTCGGGCGATTATGTCGCGCGCAACCTCAGGTGCATGGCCGAGGATGGCCGCCACGTGACCATCGCGGTGCTGGGCGGGGCCAAGGCCGACATCAATATGGCGGTGGTGATGATGCGGCGGCTGACGCTGACCGGATCGACCCTGCGCCCGCGCACCGACGCCTTCAAATCCGCGCTTGCCGATGAAATCGCCGACAACGCCTGGCCGCTGTTCGCCGATGGCGAGCTGTCGCCGGTGATGGACATGACCTTCCCGCTCGCAGACGCCGCCGCCGCCCACGCGCGGATGGAGAAGGGCGAGCATATCGGCAAGATCGTGCTGGAGGTCGCCGGTGGTTGAGGCGCTGATACTCCACGAGGACCCTCGCAGCGGGAACTGCTACAAGATCAAGCTCACCGCCGCGCTGCTCGGCCTGCCGCTTGCCACCCGCGCCTACGACATCACGAAGGGCGAAACCCGCACGCCGGAGTTCCTCGCCACCGTCAACGCCAACGGGCGCATTCCGGTGCTCCAGATCGGAGAGGGGGCGCCAGAAAATGGGGGCGCGCGCTTCCTCCCCGAAAGCAACGCCGCGTGCTGGTATCTCGCCCACGACAGCGCGCTGATCCCGGCGGAACGCTTTGCCCAGGCCGATATGCTGCGCTGGATGTTCTTCGAACAGTATAACCACGAACCCAACGTCGCGACCCTGCGTTACTGGCTGAGCATCCTCGGCGAAGCGAACCTTGCCGAACAGCAGCGTGCGCTCGTGCCCGCCAAGCGCGCAGGCGGCGAGGCGGCGCTGGCGCTGATGAATGATCACCTCGCGACCCATGATTTCTTCTGCGGCGCTGCTCCGACACTCGCCGATATCGCGCTGTTCCCCTACACCCATGTGGCCGAGGAAGGCGGGTTCGGGCTGGGCGATTACCCGCACATTCTGGCGTGGATTTCGCGGATGCAGGCGCTCCCTGGCTTCGTGCCGATGGACTGACGCACCTGTCGCATCTCTGAAAAACTTACGCAAAACCGTCATTTGCCTGAGAGTCTGCTGTAACATTGCGCTGCCATGAGGGGGCCAGCGTGATGTGACACCCGAGGCCTCAAATGACCGGCGCCGACCTCCACGACCTGATCAGCGACAATGTCGCGAGCTTCCCGCTCAGCTCCCCGCGGACTCCCGAACCCGAAGGGGGCGAGCGGCGCTCCTATCGCACCATCTGGATCAGCGACGTGCACCTTGGCACCAAGGGCTGCAACGCCAAGCTGCTGATCGACTTCCTCGACCACACCGACAGCGAGACGATGTACCTTGTCGGGGACATCATCGATGGTTGGCGCCTCAAGAAGAAGTTCTACTGGCCCGCGGCGCATAACGACATCGTGTGGCGGATCATGAAGCGCGCCCGGCGGGGCACGCGGGTGGTCTACATCCCCGGCAATCACGACGAGATGTTCCGCCAGTTCACCGGATTGAACTTCGGCGGGATCGAAATCCGCCGCGCGGCCTTCCACGACACCGCCGATGGCCGCCGCCTGATGGTGCTGCACGGCGACGAATTCGACGCGGTGATGCTCTCGCACCGCTGGCTCGCCTTCGTGGGGGACCATGCCTACCACCTGATGATGAAGCTCAACGTGGCGGTGAACGCTGTGCGCCGCTGGCTGGGCAAGCCTTACTGGTCACTCTCCAAGGCCGCCAAGCACAAGGTCAAGAACGCGGTCGAGTTCATCGGCAAGTACGAGGAAGTCGTCGCGCGGGCCGCGGGCGAGCGCGGGGTCGACGGGGTGGTGTGCGGCCACATCCACACCGCCGAATTCCGCAGCTTCGACCACCACGGACGGGCCATCGAATACTGGAACGACGGTGACTGGGTGGAAGGCTGCAACGCGCTGGTCGAGCACCACGACGGGCGGATGGAAATCCTCCACTGGCCCGACGAGATCAAACGGCGCGAGGCAGAGCGCGCGCTTGTTGCCGAACCCGCCGCACCGGCGCGCGAGGCGGCGTGAACCGCTACACCTCGATCCTGCCCGAGGCGGCCACACCCGCCCTCGCCGAGCCCGCTCGCATCGCGATCGTCACCGATGCCTGGCACCCCCAGACCAACGGCGTCGTCCGCACGCTGTCCACCACCTGCGAGGTGTTGCGCCGCTGGGGGCATGAGGTGACCGTGATCTCGCCCGACAGCTATGTTTCGGTGCCTGCGCCGAGTTACCCCGAAATCCGCCTTGCGCTGACTGCGCCCGGCGTGATCGGGCGGCGCTTGGCGCGGCTGGCCCCCGATGCGGTGCATATCGCCACCGAAGGCCCGCTCGGGCTGGCGGCGCGGCGCTACTGCATGCGGCGCAACGTGCCCTTCACCACCGCCTATCACACCCAGTTCCCCGATTACCTCGCGAAGCGCACCGGACTGCCTGCGCGGGTGTTTTGGCCCTATATCCGCTGGTTCCATCGCCCGGCCGCGCGAATCATGGTGGCGACCGAAACGATCCGGGCGACCTTGCGCGAGCAGGGCCTCACCCGGCTGACCCACTGGAGCCGCGGAGTCGATCTCGCCTGCTTCACGCCGCATGCCCCGCCCCCGCCCGAATATGCCGCGATGGAGGGGCCGATCCTGCTCTATGTCGGCCGCGTGGCGGTGGAGAAGAATATCGAGGCCTTCCTCGCCTGCCCCTATCCCGGCACCAAGGTGGTGGTCGGCGATGGCCCGGCGCGGACTGCGCTGCAGGCAAAGTTTCCCGACGCGCACTTCCTCGGCAAGAAGACCGGGGTTGAGCTCGCCGGCTGCTATGCCGGGGCCGATGTCTTCGTGTTCCCGAGCCGCACCGACACTTTCGGCCTCGTCATGATCGAGGCGCTCGCCTGCGGCACACCGGTCGCGGCCTTTCCGGTGCCCGGCCCGCTCGACATCGTCACCGAGGCGGTTGGCGCGCTGTCCGAAGATCTGACCCGGGCGATCGATGCCGCGCGCTACTGCGAACGCCGGGTCTGCGCGGCCTATGCCGCGACCTACAGCTGGGAGGCCGCGACCCGCCAGTTCCTCGCCGGACTGGCCGCGCTTGATGAAGAGGAAGTCGCCGGCTTCGGGGCTTTGATCCCCGCCTGAATCCATTCCTTGCCGTTTTGTGTGCTTTCGCCTATCTAGCCTGCCAAGGCGGCCGCTCCGAAAGGGGCGGCCCTTTCATTTTCAACGGAGATTTCCCCATGGCGACCAAGGATCAGCCCAAGCCGCTGATGCCGCATGCCACCGCGACCTGGCTGGTGGACAACACCGCGCTCTCGTTCGAGCAGATTGCCGAGTTCTGCGGCCTCCACATCCTCGAAGTGCAGGCGATGGCCGACGATCTGGCCGGCAGCAAGTATACCGGACGCGACCCCGTTCACTCGGGCGAACTGACCCAGGCCGAAATCGAGCTGGGCCAGAACGATCCGGCCTATTCGCTCAAGATGCACAAGGCGCCGGTCGAAGTGACCCGCACCAAGGGCCCGCGCTACACCCCGGTGTCGAAGCGTCAGGACAAGCCCGATGGCATCGCCTGGATCCTGCGCAACCACCCGGAAGTGTCGGACGCGCAGATCTCCAAGCTGATCGGCACCACGCGCAACACCATCGGTGCGATCCGCGATCGCAGCCACTGGAATATCCAGAACATCACCCCGAAGGATCCGGTGACGCTCGGCCTGTGCTCGCAGCGCGAACTGGATGCGATGGTCGCCAAGGCCGCCAAGCGCGCCGGTGTCACTGATGATCCCGATGCGCCGGTCAAGTCCGAACGCAACGATCGCGAAAAGCTGATCGAGGAACTGCGCGCCGAGCGTGACGCCCAGACCAAGGCCGCAGGCGAAGCCGCGCAGGCGGCCGAGGCCGAAGCCTGGCTCGCCGCGCGCCGCGCTGCCGAAGCGGCGGAAGAAAAGATCGACCCGGAGAGCGGGTTCATCTGATCGCCTGAACACGTTGGTTTAGGTCGTCGCCCCGTGCTTGACACGGGGCTTGGCTTTCTTGGGCCTAGCCCTCCAAGGAAGAAGCCAAGCCCCGGATCAAGTCCGGGGCGACGCTGTTTTGGGCTGGCGAGAAATCACGCAAATCCCGCCACTTTCGCTTGTGCAGCCAGCGATTGTTCGCCACAATTACTGACATGACTGTCAGTAGCGCCGCCTATCACCATCCCGTTCCGCTCGACACCCGGTTCGAGGCGATGAGCCTTCCGGCAATGTTTGAGCGCACCATGCGCGCCAACCCCGACGCGCCGTTCCTGCACTTCCTCGGGCGCACATACAGCTACAGGCACATCTTCGAACAGGCCAAGGCCTTCGCGCTCGGGCTCGCCGAGATGGGCATTGCCAAGGGCGACCGCGTCGGCCTGTTCCTCCCCAACGTGCCAATCTACGCCGCCGCCTATTACGGGGCGATGATGGCGGGCGCGGTGGTGGTGAACTTCTCGCCGCTCTATTCGGTCGAGGAACTGAGCTGGCAGGTCGGCGATTCCGGCACGCGGCTGCTGGTGACGGTTGATGTGCCCGAACTCTACAAGACCGCGCACAAGGTGCTGGAGGCCACCCACCTCGAAACGCTGGTGGTTGGCAGCCTTGCCGACCAGCTGCCGTGGTACAAGGGCCTAGCCCTGAAGCTGTTAAAGCGCAGCCAGATCGCCGATGTGGCCTATGGGCCTGCGGTGAAAAGCTGGCGCGATGTGACGCCTGCGGGGATACCGCCAGCGGTCGAAGTCACCCCCGCCGATCTCGCTCTGCTGCAATATACCGGCGGCACCACCGGGCGGCCCAAGGGGGCGATGCTGGGGCATGACCAGCTTTCGGTGAATGCGCAGCAGGTCGCCGCGCTTAACCCCTTCGGTGCGCCGGCGTCCGAGGTGTTCATGGGCGCGCTGCCGTTCTTCCATGTCTTCGCCAACACCGCGCTGCTCAATCACGCGATGGTGACGGGCGCGTCGATCGCGATGGTGCCGCGGTTCGAGACGAAACAGGTGCTCGCCACGATCCAGCGCTATCGCTGCACCGGTTTTCCCGGCGTGCCGACGATGTTCCAGGCGATGCTCGATCACCCCGATCTGCCCAAGACCGACCTGTCGAGCCTCAAGGTCTGCATTTCGGGCGGCGCACCGATGCCCGCGCCCGTCCACCTGCGCTTCGAGGAAGTGACGAGGGTGCGCGTATGCGAAGGCTATGGCCTGACCGAAAGTTCGGGCGTGGTCTCCGCCAACCCCTACGAGGGCGAGCGCAAGCGCGGCACCATCGGTCAGCTGGTGCCGGGGACAGAGGTGGTGCTGCTCGACAAGGAGCACCACTCGCAGCTCGCGCCCGAAGGCGAGCCGGGCGAACTCGCCGTCCACGGCCCGCAGGTGATGCGCGGCTACTGGAACCGGCCCGAAACCGATGCCGAGACGTTCGTGGAGATCGGCGGCAAGCGCTACCTGCGCACCGGCGATGTCGCGCGGATCGATGCGGACGGGTTCCTCGAGATCGTCGACCGCATCAAGGACATGATCGCGGTGGGCGGCTTCAAGGTCTTCCCCAGCGTGGTCGAGGACGTGATTCTCGAACATCCGGCGGTGAAGGAAGCGCTGGTGATCGGCGTTCCGGAAGAATACCGCGGGGAGGTGCCGCGTGCCTATGTCACGCTCAACGAAGGTGCATCGGCGACGGGGGCCGAACTGGCCGAATGGCTCAACGCCCGTATCGGCAAGCACGAACGGGTCGATCAGGTGGTGGTGCGCGAGGCGCTGCCCAAGACGATGATCGGCAAGCTTGATCGCAAGACCCTGCGCGCCGAGGTTCTCTGAACCTGGTTAGGTAAGGAGGCGAGGTGAGCGGCGCCGAAGCGCCGCCCCGTTATTCCGCGACGGCGATGCTCACCGGCGGCACAGCCTTGACTGGCTGGCGCGCATTGGGGGCGAAACGGCCATCAACCTGCGCGCCCTGTTCGATCGTCAGCGCGTCATAATGCACGTCGCCTTCGATCTGCGCGCTCTTGAGAATCACCAGCTCGCGCGCGGTGATCGAACCATTGACCTTGCCGGCGAGGCGCGCGCTTTCGGCGACGACCGCGCCGCTGATGCTGCTCTTCTCGCCCTGCACCAGGCTGGCGCACTTGATGTCGCCTTCGATCGTGCCGTCGATATGCAGATCGGCCGATGCCGCGATGTCGCCCTTGATGACCACATCGGCACCGATCACCGAAAACGTCGAACCAGAACCCATCATGCTGCTCCTATTTGCCGGGCGCGGGGGCGGGGGTGCGGCCAGATCCGGCTCGGCGGACTTCTTTGAGAACATCGGGGGCGGCCTCCAGGAAGGGGCGCGGATTGACCGCGCGGTTATTGATGCGGACTTCGAAATGCAGGTGCGGACCGGTCGAACGGCCGGTGCTGCCCAGCCCGCCGATGGTGGCACCGGCGGCGACCGGCTGGCCGACCTTCACCCCGATGCGCGACAAGTGCGCATAGCGGGTCAACATCCCGTTACCGTGGGTGATCTCGATCGCATTGCCATAGCCCGCCTTGCGTCCGGCAAAGGTCACGCGGCCATCGGCTGCGGCGAAGATCGGCGATCCCATCGCGCCTTTGAAATCGATCCCGGCGTGCATCGCGCCGCGCCCGTTGAACGGGTCGCGCCGGTAGCCGAAGCCGGAGGTAATGTTCTGCACGCTCGCGGGGACGACCTGCGGAATGCCGTCGAGCGCGCGCTCGAGTACGGCCATGCGCGACAGGCTGAGGCCGAGGCGTTCGAAGCGCGGGTCGAGATCCTCACCGCCGCCCAGAATGGCCTCGAACGGACCACCCATCGCTTGCTGCGTCTGGCGGCTGAGGAGCTTGGGATCGAGGTTGAGCTTGCGCATCGCGGCTTCGGCGCGGCGGGCGCGGGCATCGGCAAAGCGGGTCAGCCGTTCAACGAAGGCGAGCTGGCGCGCTTCGACTTCCGCGAGGCCGCGCGCCTGCGGGATCAGCGCGCTGACCTTCTCGATGGTTTTGGCGGCTTCGGCCGAGGAATCGGTGACAGTGCCACTCGCCGCGCCTTCTGCCACCACGTCTTCGGGCAGCATCCGCGCCATTTCTTCGAGGAATTCCTGACGCTGCTGGAGATCGTCAACCACGCGGTCGAGATTGCCGCCATAGGCCTCAAGCCGTTCGCCAGCCTTGGCGACGCGGGCCTTTTCCTCGGCGAAGGAGGCGAGATCGGCTTCGGCGCGGTACTGGCCCCAGGCCATCACGGCGAGCGCGATCAGCCACACCAGCGCAAGCGCAACCGCACCGGCGGCGACGCGCATCTGCAGCTTCGACGAAATCTTGATGAAGCGCACCTGACCATCGGCGCGCATGAAGAATTCCCGGTCGGGGAACCACTGCCGTAGCCGCTCGCCCCACTTGAGTGCGGTAATCTTGTCTGACACTGCGGCCCCGATATTGTTCTGGTTTGCCCCGACAGGGCCGCTAACAGCGCAATCACGCGCGGTCGAATCCCGCTTTTGCCAGTGCAGATGAATCGAAACGGAATCGCGATGAGATGTTGAATCATCCGCAACCGGGGTGATGCGTCGTCGCTGGCAGGCCGATTGCGCCGCAAAGACCGCCCGAATCGGATCACCTGACAGGCCAGCGTCGGCCTGCTAGAAGCCCCGGCCATGAACCACGCTTCCGCCTCGCTCGCACCGACTGATTCGACCGATCCCACTGCGCTGGTAACCGCGCTGGCGCAGGCCGCGCGCCGCGCGCAGCGCCAGCTTGCCGGGATGCCGAGCGCGGCCCGCGCAGCGGCGCTCCACCTTGCCGCCGAGGCGCTGCGGGCGGCGACTCCGGCGGTGCTCGAAGCCAATGCCAAAGACCTTGCAGCCGGCGCTGCGAATGGCCTCAGCAAGGCCATGCTCGACCGGCTCGCGCTGGATGAAGCGCGGCTGGCGGGGATCGCCGATGCGGTCGCGGCGGTGGCCGATCTGCCCGATCCGGTGGGCCAGGTGATCGACACGCACCAGCAGCCCAATGGTCTGAAATTCCAGCGCATCCGGGTGCCGATCGGGACCATCGGGATCATCTACGAAAGCCGCCCCAACGTCACCGCCGATGCGGCCGCGCTGTGCGTGCGGGCGGGCAATGCGGCGCTGCTGCGCGGCGGGAGCGAGGCGGTGCATTCCAACCGCGCGATCCATGCCGCGCTGGTCGAAGGGCTGACCCAAGGCGGGGTGCCGGCCGATGCGGTGCAGCTCGTGCCGACGCAGGATCGTGCGGCGGTCGGCGCGATGCTGACCGCGAGCGGCCTCATCGACATGATCGTGCCGCGCGGCGGCAAAAGCCTCGTCGCGCGGGTGCAGGCCGATGCCCGCGTGCCCGTGCTCGCGCACCTTGACGGCATCTGCCACACCTATGTCCACGCCGCTGCTGAACCCGCGATGGCCGAGCGAATCGCGCTCAACGCCAAGCTGCGCCGCACCGGCATCTGCGGGGCGATGGAGACCCTGCTGATCGACAGCGATTATCCCGATCCCGCCACGCTCGTCGGCGCGCTGATCGACAAGGGCTGCGAAGTGCGCGGCGATGCGCGCATCCGCAGCCTCGATCCGCGTGTCATTCCGGCGAGCGCCAATGATTGGGACACCGAATATCTCGACGCGATCCTGTCGGTGGCGATGGTTGACGGGCTGGACGATGCGCTGGCGCACATCGCCCGTCATTCCTCGGCCCACACCGATGCGATCATCACCGCCGACGAAGCGGCGGCCGAGCGCTTCCTGGCCGAAGTCGACAGCGCGATCGTGATGCACAACGCTTCCTCGCAATTCGCAGACGGGGGCGAGTTCGGGCTCGGCGCGGAGATCGGCATCGCCACCGGGCGGCTGCACGCGCGTGGGCCGGTCGCGCTTGAAGGGCTGACGACCTACAAGTGGCAGGTGCGCGGGAGCGGGCAGACCCGCCCGTAACCGCCTTGGCGTCACGCCCCCACCTTACTGGACTGCTCGGCGGCAGCTTCAACCCCGCACATGGCGGGCATCGCCGGGTGAGTTTGTTCGCAGCCCAGGCGCTCGGGCTCGACGAGGTTTGGTGGCTGGTGTCGCCCGGCAATCCCTTGAAGCCGCGTGCCGGCATGGCCCCGCTCGCCGCGCGGCTGCGCTCGGCGCAGAAGCAGGCGCGCCGCGCGCCGATCGTGCCGACCGCGATCGAGCAGGCGCTCGGCACCCGCTACACCGTCGATACGCTCGCGCGGCTGGTGCGACGCTATCCCAAACGCCGTTTCGTGTGGCTGATGGGGTCCGACAATCTCGCCGAGTTGCACCGCTGGAAGGACTGGCGACGGATCGCGCGGACAATGCCGATTGCGGTCATCGCCCGCCCCGGCTATGATGCTGCTGCAATGGCGAGCCCCGCCATGGCCTGGCTCAGGCGCTATGTCGTGTCTGCCGCCAGCATTCGGAAACGGGGGCAATGGAGCGCACCGGCCCTGGTGTTATTGCGTTTCGATCCTGATCACCGCTCGGCCACGGCCATTCGCCGTGCCCATGCCGGGTGGGCCGAGGACATCCTCGGCGCAGGATCGGGTGACAGACCACGCAATGCGCTGGTGCGCGATCGGCTGACATTCCGCAGCATCCGGCCAGAGGAGGACGCATGAGGCGCATTTCGCGCTTATCCGGCCTCGCTTCTGCCGGTCTGCCGCGTGTCCGCTATCATCGCCCCGAACTCTGGAGATACCCGATTGCCGATGACCGACGCCCTTTTGACCTCCCTCCCGGCCGGCCCTGTGCAAGCCGCCGCCAAGCTCGCCCAGTCCATGGGCAAGCCTGAGATGGGTGCCGATGCGCTGCACCAGTTGGTGCTGGCCCAGCTTGACGATGATCAGGCGCAGGAGGTCGTGTCGATCCCGCTCGAGGGCAAAAGCTCGATTGCCGATCACATGGTGATAGCCAGCGGTCGCTCGACCCGTCAGGTCGCGTCGATGGCGCAGAAGCTGGCCGAGAAGATCAAGCAGGCCGGTTTTGGCCATGCGCGGGTCGAAGGCCTGCCGGCGGCGGACTGGGTGCTGATCGATGCGGGCGACGTGGTCGTTCACCTTTTCCGGCCCGAAGTTCGCAGCTTCTACAACCTTGAACGGATGTGGAGCTTCGAGGGCAGCGAAACGTCGATGCTGGGTAGAAACTGATTTGTGTTCCGCAGCCCCTCCGGGCTGCGAAATCCTCGCTTATGCGGCCTGAAGGCCGCGTCGCTGCGGGCGGGCGGTCGCCCTTGCGGCCTGCTTTGCAGACCGGAATTGCTCTGCTGAAGAGAGGTTGGGTCCCATTCTTCTTCACATCATCGCGCGCGGGAAGATTGGGCGGTCGCCGGAGGGCGATCTGGTTGATCGCTATGCCAATCGCCTGACCTGGCCGGTGAAGCTGACCGAATGGCCCGATACCGGCGCGGGCAAGGTCGCCGATCCGCTCACCCCCACCCGCACCGTGCTGCTCGACGAACGCGGCAAGGCCATGTCCTCGGAGGCCTTCGCCGGCCTGCTCGGCAAATGGCGCGACGAGGGCGTGCGCGAGACCCGCTTCATGATCGGCGCGGCGGATGGCCATTCCGATGCCGAGCGTGCCAGCGCCGACCTGCTGCTCGCCTTCGGCCCTGCGACCTGGCCGCACATGATGGCGCGCGCGATGCTGATGGAACAGCTCTACCGCGCCACGACGATCCTTGCAGGGCATCCCTATCATCGGGCAGGATAGCGCCATGACCCGTCCGGTGGTGCTCACTCTTATGGCTGGCGCTGCAATCAGCGCTGCGTTCCTTTCGGCGCTGCCCTCGTCACGCGCGACCGAGGCGGCGGTGCTGATGGAGCCCGAACAGGCCGAAGCCGCGCTCGCCCGCGCCACCCGTGAAAGCCGCCGGGCCGAAGGGCGTGCCGCGCGCCTCACCCGCGAGGCCGAAGCCGCGACCGAAGCCGCACAACGCACAGCAAACGAAGCCGCCGCACTCGCCGCGCGCATCCAGCAGGCCGAGGCCGAGATCGAGGTCGTCCGCGCCCGCCACGCCATCATCCGCAGCCAGCGCGCCGCGCTGACCGCACGCCTTGCCAAGAAGCAGGAACCGACCGCACGCCTCGCCGCCGCCTTGCAGACCGCCGCGCGCCGCCCGCTGGTGCTTTCGGCGCTGCAACCCGGCTCGCTCAAGGATGTCGTCCATGTTCGCGCGGTGCTCGACAGCGCGGTCCCGCAGATCCGTGCCCGCACGGCTGCGCTGCGGAGCGATCTGGAGCGCGGGCGGGCGCTTGAGGCGCAGGCGGCCCGCGCGCTCGATGCCTTGCGCGATAATGAAGGCACCCTGCGCGAACGCCGCCAGAGCCTTGCCGCGCTCGAAAACCAGCAACGCCTCGCCTCGCGCACCGCGCGCAGTTCCGCGCTGCGCGAGGCAGAACGCGCACTGGGTCTGGCCGAGGAGGCGCGCGATCTCGACGGGCTGGTCGACCGGCTTGACGAAGTCGCAGCGCTGCGCCGCGAACTCGCCGCCATGCCGGGGCCGGTGCTGCGTCCCGCCAATATCGCCGCGTCCCTGCCCGCACCCGAAGCGAGCCTGCCTTCGCCGACTGCCAGCGTGCCGCCGCCGGGCGACTTCCAGTTGCCCGTCCAGGGGCGCACGCTGATCGGCTTCGGTGCACGGCGGGGCAGCGGTTTGCCGAGCACCGGGTTGACGCTGGTCCCGGTGGCCGGCGCGCAGGTGGTCGCCTCCGGGCGCGGGCGCATTGCCTTTGCTGGGCCCTATCGCGGGTTCGGGCGAATCGTGATCATCGAGCATGGCGGCGGCTGGACCAGCCTCGTCACCGGGCTCGACCGCGCCGATGTCGCGGTGGGCGACAGCGTGATCGGCGGCAGCCCGCTGGGCCTGGCTGGCCGCGCGAACACCCCCGTCACGATCGAGTTGCGGCGTGACGGAACGCCAGTCAACCCGTTGCAATTCCTGCGATAAATGTGAACTTGATGCCGCGCCATGGCGGCTATGTGTGCCAACGGGATACGCTCGATCAGCCTG is a genomic window containing:
- a CDS encoding NAD(P)H-quinone oxidoreductase is translated as MVARSVADLPETMQAIGFDAPGGPDVLRIETVPLPRLRPDDLLIRVAYAGVNRPDCLQRAGAYPPPPGASPLLGLEVSGEVVAVGSEVPREMLGQMVAALTPGGGYAEYCAAHWQHCLPVPDGMLLAEAAALPETLFTVWHNLFERGLARDGESVLIHGGTSGIGTMAIMLAKAFDMEVIVTCGDADKCAAATRIGADLAINYRETDYVEAVLAHTGGKGVNVVLDMVSGDYVARNLRCMAEDGRHVTIAVLGGAKADINMAVVMMRRLTLTGSTLRPRTDAFKSALADEIADNAWPLFADGELSPVMDMTFPLADAAAAHARMEKGEHIGKIVLEVAGG
- a CDS encoding glutathione S-transferase family protein, with protein sequence MVEALILHEDPRSGNCYKIKLTAALLGLPLATRAYDITKGETRTPEFLATVNANGRIPVLQIGEGAPENGGARFLPESNAACWYLAHDSALIPAERFAQADMLRWMFFEQYNHEPNVATLRYWLSILGEANLAEQQRALVPAKRAGGEAALALMNDHLATHDFFCGAAPTLADIALFPYTHVAEEGGFGLGDYPHILAWISRMQALPGFVPMD
- a CDS encoding UDP-2,3-diacylglucosamine diphosphatase, producing MTGADLHDLISDNVASFPLSSPRTPEPEGGERRSYRTIWISDVHLGTKGCNAKLLIDFLDHTDSETMYLVGDIIDGWRLKKKFYWPAAHNDIVWRIMKRARRGTRVVYIPGNHDEMFRQFTGLNFGGIEIRRAAFHDTADGRRLMVLHGDEFDAVMLSHRWLAFVGDHAYHLMMKLNVAVNAVRRWLGKPYWSLSKAAKHKVKNAVEFIGKYEEVVARAAGERGVDGVVCGHIHTAEFRSFDHHGRAIEYWNDGDWVEGCNALVEHHDGRMEILHWPDEIKRREAERALVAEPAAPAREAA
- a CDS encoding glycosyltransferase family 4 protein — translated: MNRYTSILPEAATPALAEPARIAIVTDAWHPQTNGVVRTLSTTCEVLRRWGHEVTVISPDSYVSVPAPSYPEIRLALTAPGVIGRRLARLAPDAVHIATEGPLGLAARRYCMRRNVPFTTAYHTQFPDYLAKRTGLPARVFWPYIRWFHRPAARIMVATETIRATLREQGLTRLTHWSRGVDLACFTPHAPPPPEYAAMEGPILLYVGRVAVEKNIEAFLACPYPGTKVVVGDGPARTALQAKFPDAHFLGKKTGVELAGCYAGADVFVFPSRTDTFGLVMIEALACGTPVAAFPVPGPLDIVTEAVGALSEDLTRAIDAARYCERRVCAAYAATYSWEAATRQFLAGLAALDEEEVAGFGALIPA
- a CDS encoding DUF1013 domain-containing protein produces the protein MATKDQPKPLMPHATATWLVDNTALSFEQIAEFCGLHILEVQAMADDLAGSKYTGRDPVHSGELTQAEIELGQNDPAYSLKMHKAPVEVTRTKGPRYTPVSKRQDKPDGIAWILRNHPEVSDAQISKLIGTTRNTIGAIRDRSHWNIQNITPKDPVTLGLCSQRELDAMVAKAAKRAGVTDDPDAPVKSERNDREKLIEELRAERDAQTKAAGEAAQAAEAEAWLAARRAAEAAEEKIDPESGFI
- a CDS encoding AMP-binding protein; its protein translation is MTVSSAAYHHPVPLDTRFEAMSLPAMFERTMRANPDAPFLHFLGRTYSYRHIFEQAKAFALGLAEMGIAKGDRVGLFLPNVPIYAAAYYGAMMAGAVVVNFSPLYSVEELSWQVGDSGTRLLVTVDVPELYKTAHKVLEATHLETLVVGSLADQLPWYKGLALKLLKRSQIADVAYGPAVKSWRDVTPAGIPPAVEVTPADLALLQYTGGTTGRPKGAMLGHDQLSVNAQQVAALNPFGAPASEVFMGALPFFHVFANTALLNHAMVTGASIAMVPRFETKQVLATIQRYRCTGFPGVPTMFQAMLDHPDLPKTDLSSLKVCISGGAPMPAPVHLRFEEVTRVRVCEGYGLTESSGVVSANPYEGERKRGTIGQLVPGTEVVLLDKEHHSQLAPEGEPGELAVHGPQVMRGYWNRPETDAETFVEIGGKRYLRTGDVARIDADGFLEIVDRIKDMIAVGGFKVFPSVVEDVILEHPAVKEALVIGVPEEYRGEVPRAYVTLNEGASATGAELAEWLNARIGKHERVDQVVVREALPKTMIGKLDRKTLRAEVL
- a CDS encoding bactofilin family protein → MMGSGSTFSVIGADVVIKGDIAASADLHIDGTIEGDIKCASLVQGEKSSISGAVVAESARLAGKVNGSITARELVILKSAQIEGDVHYDALTIEQGAQVDGRFAPNARQPVKAVPPVSIAVAE
- a CDS encoding M23 family metallopeptidase; translated protein: MRADGQVRFIKISSKLQMRVAAGAVALALVWLIALAVMAWGQYRAEADLASFAEEKARVAKAGERLEAYGGNLDRVVDDLQQRQEFLEEMARMLPEDVVAEGAASGTVTDSSAEAAKTIEKVSALIPQARGLAEVEARQLAFVERLTRFADARARRAEAAMRKLNLDPKLLSRQTQQAMGGPFEAILGGGEDLDPRFERLGLSLSRMAVLERALDGIPQVVPASVQNITSGFGYRRDPFNGRGAMHAGIDFKGAMGSPIFAAADGRVTFAGRKAGYGNAIEITHGNGMLTRYAHLSRIGVKVGQPVAAGATIGGLGSTGRSTGPHLHFEVRINNRAVNPRPFLEAAPDVLKEVRRAGSGRTPAPAPGK
- a CDS encoding glutamate-5-semialdehyde dehydrogenase, which codes for MNHASASLAPTDSTDPTALVTALAQAARRAQRQLAGMPSAARAAALHLAAEALRAATPAVLEANAKDLAAGAANGLSKAMLDRLALDEARLAGIADAVAAVADLPDPVGQVIDTHQQPNGLKFQRIRVPIGTIGIIYESRPNVTADAAALCVRAGNAALLRGGSEAVHSNRAIHAALVEGLTQGGVPADAVQLVPTQDRAAVGAMLTASGLIDMIVPRGGKSLVARVQADARVPVLAHLDGICHTYVHAAAEPAMAERIALNAKLRRTGICGAMETLLIDSDYPDPATLVGALIDKGCEVRGDARIRSLDPRVIPASANDWDTEYLDAILSVAMVDGLDDALAHIARHSSAHTDAIITADEAAAERFLAEVDSAIVMHNASSQFADGGEFGLGAEIGIATGRLHARGPVALEGLTTYKWQVRGSGQTRP
- a CDS encoding nicotinate-nucleotide adenylyltransferase gives rise to the protein MASRPHLTGLLGGSFNPAHGGHRRVSLFAAQALGLDEVWWLVSPGNPLKPRAGMAPLAARLRSAQKQARRAPIVPTAIEQALGTRYTVDTLARLVRRYPKRRFVWLMGSDNLAELHRWKDWRRIARTMPIAVIARPGYDAAAMASPAMAWLRRYVVSAASIRKRGQWSAPALVLLRFDPDHRSATAIRRAHAGWAEDILGAGSGDRPRNALVRDRLTFRSIRPEEDA